The Bacillus sp. Marseille-Q1617 genome has a segment encoding these proteins:
- the lspA gene encoding signal peptidase II, with translation MFYYLLALVVIGLDQLTKWLVVKRMTEGESIEIIGNIFYLTSHRNQGAAWGILQGQMWFFYIITLIVIVGIVYYMQVHAKGQSLFSLSLAFMLGGAIGNFIDRVFRKEVVDFLNTYIFSYDFPIFNIADAALTIGVALLIIYMYLDERKAKKEKENGSNSAHHTTE, from the coding sequence GTGTTTTATTATTTATTGGCTTTGGTTGTAATTGGATTGGATCAACTGACCAAATGGTTGGTTGTGAAAAGGATGACAGAAGGGGAAAGCATAGAAATCATTGGAAATATTTTCTATTTGACTTCTCATCGAAATCAAGGTGCAGCATGGGGAATACTCCAGGGGCAAATGTGGTTTTTTTACATTATTACGTTAATAGTTATTGTAGGTATTGTGTATTATATGCAAGTCCATGCAAAAGGGCAGTCCTTATTTAGTTTAAGCCTTGCCTTTATGCTTGGCGGAGCAATTGGAAACTTTATTGACCGTGTTTTTCGAAAAGAAGTTGTCGATTTTTTAAATACATATATTTTTTCCTATGATTTCCCGATTTTTAATATTGCCGATGCGGCATTGACAATTGGAGTAGCACTATTAATTATTTATATGTATCTGGACGAACGAAAAGCAAAGAAGGAGAAAGAGAATGGAAGTAATTCAGCACATCATACGACAGAATGA
- a CDS encoding RluA family pseudouridine synthase, whose product MEVIQHIIRQNEQGERIDKIVSGLNKEWSRSQVQQWIKEGHIKVDDEKVKPNFKCPVESTITVTIPAPEELDVEPENLHLDITYEDSDVIVVNKPKGMVVHPAPGHYSGTMVNGLMYHCNDLSGINGVLRPGIVHRIDKDTSGLLMVAKNDLAHEHLVNQLVEKTVTRKYTAVVHGLIPHEYGTIDAPIGRDPKDRQSMTVVDNGKNAVTHFRVLERFKDFTLVQCELETGRTHQIRVHMKYIGYPLAGDPKYGPRKTLDIGGQALHAGVLGFNHPRTNEYMEFKAELPAEFKELLAHLKK is encoded by the coding sequence ATGGAAGTAATTCAGCACATCATACGACAGAATGAACAGGGCGAACGAATTGATAAGATTGTCAGCGGTTTGAATAAAGAATGGTCACGTTCACAGGTCCAGCAATGGATTAAAGAAGGACATATCAAAGTGGATGATGAGAAGGTCAAACCAAACTTTAAATGTCCGGTGGAATCGACCATAACCGTTACGATTCCTGCACCGGAAGAATTGGATGTCGAACCGGAGAACCTTCATCTTGACATAACCTATGAAGATTCAGACGTCATCGTAGTAAACAAGCCAAAAGGGATGGTTGTGCACCCGGCACCCGGTCACTATTCAGGAACGATGGTGAACGGGCTCATGTATCATTGTAATGACCTTTCAGGAATAAATGGTGTATTAAGACCGGGCATCGTTCATCGAATTGATAAAGATACATCAGGTTTACTGATGGTGGCGAAAAATGATTTAGCACATGAACATTTAGTCAACCAGCTTGTAGAAAAGACGGTCACAAGAAAATATACTGCTGTCGTCCATGGATTGATCCCGCATGAATACGGGACGATTGATGCTCCTATTGGACGCGATCCCAAAGACCGCCAAAGCATGACCGTCGTTGACAATGGGAAGAATGCTGTCACGCATTTTAGAGTACTTGAGCGGTTCAAGGATTTCACTTTAGTACAGTGTGAATTGGAAACAGGCAGAACACATCAAATTCGTGTCCATATGAAGTATATCGGGTATCCACTCGCAGGAGACCCTAAATATGGTCCCCGTAAAACGTTAGACATTGGCGGACAGGCACTCCATGCCGGCGTATTGGGGTTCAACCACCCGAGGACGAATGAATATATGGAATTCAAGGCCGAGCTGCCAGCGGAGTTCAAAGAGCTGTTAGCTCATTTGAAAAAATAA